One window of Paenibacillus albicereus genomic DNA carries:
- a CDS encoding deoxyribonuclease IV, whose protein sequence is MLNIGSHVSFSDKGLVTAAQEAISYGSSSFMIYTGAPQNTRRKPIESLYIEEGKQLMESAGIGQIVVHAPYIINLGSYKEDTFELAVRFLQEEIRRTHAIGVRNIVLHPGAYTDKDAEFGINRIAEGLNEVLSGVEETDVNIALETMAGKGTEIGRTFEEIAAIMDKVSANNRLTVCLDTCHMHDAGYDLAGDLDGVLQQFDRIIGLDKAAVVHVNDTKNPRGSHKDRHTPIGSGWLGYDAIEAIVRHEALAGRPFILETPWIGKDPKKQRPMYEAEIALLRGDGLERFGERFFDQLERLHHFFGKQEIDRRTYVLSVWDTIKSDAKARKADPREPMERLYDLVREAGEDFRDTAEEELNQLITYWFAGKQALVNA, encoded by the coding sequence ATGCTCAACATCGGTTCCCATGTCTCCTTCAGCGACAAGGGACTTGTCACCGCCGCGCAGGAAGCCATCTCCTACGGATCAAGCTCGTTCATGATCTATACCGGGGCGCCGCAGAACACGAGGCGCAAGCCGATCGAATCCTTATATATCGAAGAAGGCAAGCAGCTGATGGAAAGCGCCGGCATCGGACAGATCGTCGTCCATGCGCCATACATCATCAATCTGGGCTCCTACAAGGAAGACACGTTCGAGCTCGCCGTACGGTTCCTGCAGGAGGAAATTCGCCGCACGCACGCGATCGGCGTCCGCAACATCGTGCTCCACCCGGGCGCATATACCGACAAGGACGCGGAATTCGGCATCAATCGCATCGCGGAAGGGTTGAACGAAGTGCTGTCCGGCGTCGAGGAGACCGATGTCAACATCGCGCTGGAGACGATGGCCGGCAAAGGCACGGAGATCGGCCGCACCTTCGAGGAGATTGCCGCGATCATGGACAAAGTGTCCGCCAACAATCGCCTGACCGTCTGCCTCGACACCTGCCATATGCATGATGCCGGCTACGACCTGGCGGGCGATCTCGACGGCGTGCTGCAGCAGTTCGACCGCATCATCGGCCTGGACAAGGCGGCTGTCGTGCATGTGAACGACACCAAGAACCCGCGCGGCTCCCACAAGGACCGCCATACGCCGATCGGCTCCGGCTGGCTCGGCTACGACGCGATCGAGGCGATCGTGCGCCACGAGGCGCTGGCCGGACGTCCATTCATCCTGGAGACGCCGTGGATCGGCAAGGATCCCAAAAAGCAGCGTCCGATGTACGAGGCCGAGATCGCGCTGCTGCGCGGAGACGGCCTGGAACGGTTCGGCGAGCGGTTCTTCGATCAGCTCGAACGGCTGCATCATTTCTTCGGCAAGCAGGAAATCGACCGCCGCACGTACGTGCTGTCGGTTTGGGATACGATCAAAAGCGACGCGAAGGCCCGCAAGGCCGATCCCCGCGAGCCGATGGAGCGGCTCTACGACCTCGTGCGTGAAGCGGGAGAAGATTTCCGCGATACGGCCGAGGAGGAGCTCAACCAGCTGATTACGTACTGGTTCGCCGGCAAGCAGGCGCTCGTCAACGCCTAA
- the purU gene encoding formyltetrahydrofolate deformylase, with protein MPHSYQSLQPGAAPASGRARMLISCPDRPGIVAAVSQFLYEHGANIVQSDQYTMDPEGGMFFIRFEFDLADMDAQLPVLQEDFARVADRFEMKWHTFRASRKKRLAIFVSKEDHCLLELLWQWQAGDLDVEIAMVISNHDDMRGLVESFGIPYHHIPVTPDTKAEAERKQLETIGRSADLIVLARYMQIVSPKVIEQFPNRIINIHHSFLPAFVGGKPYAQAYNRGVKIIGATAHYVTEELDGGPIIEQDVQRVSHRDDVPSLKRIGRTIERVVLARAVKWHAEDRILVHQNKTVVFHG; from the coding sequence ATGCCTCACTCCTATCAATCCCTCCAGCCCGGAGCCGCGCCCGCATCCGGCCGCGCCCGCATGCTGATCTCCTGTCCGGACCGTCCGGGCATCGTCGCCGCGGTGTCCCAATTCCTGTATGAGCACGGTGCCAACATCGTCCAATCCGACCAGTACACGATGGACCCCGAGGGCGGCATGTTCTTCATCCGCTTCGAGTTCGACCTGGCGGACATGGATGCCCAGCTGCCGGTCCTGCAAGAAGACTTCGCCCGCGTGGCGGACCGCTTCGAGATGAAGTGGCATACGTTCCGCGCGAGCCGCAAGAAGCGCCTGGCGATTTTCGTCTCCAAGGAGGACCACTGCCTGCTGGAGCTGCTCTGGCAATGGCAGGCGGGCGATCTCGACGTCGAGATCGCGATGGTCATCAGCAACCATGACGACATGCGCGGGCTGGTCGAATCGTTCGGCATCCCGTACCATCATATCCCGGTCACGCCCGACACCAAGGCGGAGGCGGAGCGCAAGCAGCTCGAGACGATCGGCCGCAGCGCCGACCTGATCGTGCTGGCGCGCTACATGCAGATCGTTTCGCCCAAGGTGATCGAGCAGTTCCCGAACCGCATCATCAATATCCATCACTCGTTCCTGCCGGCGTTCGTCGGCGGCAAGCCGTACGCCCAAGCCTACAACCGCGGCGTCAAGATCATCGGAGCGACCGCGCATTACGTGACGGAGGAGCTGGACGGAGGTCCGATCATCGAGCAGGACGTGCAGCGGGTCAGCCATCGCGACGACGTGCCGAGCCTCAAGCGGATCGGCCGCACGATCGAGCGCGTCGTGCTCGCGCGCGCGGTCAAATGGCATGCCGAGGACCGGATTCTTGTCCATCAGAACAAGACCGTCGTCTTCCACGGCTAG
- the tkt gene encoding transketolase, with protein sequence MAISQATIDQLSITTIRTLSIDAVEKANSGHPGMPMGAAPMGYQLFAKTMTHNPSNPTWINRDRFVLSAGHGSMLLYSLLHLSGYDLSIDDLKSFRQWGSRTPGHPEHGHTAGVDATTGPLGQGIGMAVGMAMAEAHLGAVYNKDGLDLVDHYTFAICGDGDLSEGISNEAASLAGHLKLGKLIMLYDSNDISLDGELSLSFSENVAKRFDGYGWQVLRVEDGNDLKALAEAIAAAQAEKGKPTLIEVKTMIGFGSPNKGGKGGHGGTHGSPLGAEETVLTKKFYEWASEEPFFVPDEVRAHFAELKRSGEQANAAWDELFSKYEQAYPELAAQFKRSVSGDLPEGWDADLPSYSPSDKAVSTRVASGNALNGLAKNVPALAGGSADLESSTMTHLKGIGVYQAENYAGRNIYYGIREFGMAAAMNGMALHQGMKVFGGTFFVFTDYLRPAVRLAAIMSLPVTYVLTHDSIAVGEDGPTHEPIEQLASIRVIPNLTVIRPADGNETSAAWAYSLENKKNPVALVLTRQNLPILEGTAENAREGIKRGAYVIADAEGGKPQVQLLATGSEVQLAVAAQKALAAEGIQARVISMPSWDLFDSQDKSYRDSVLLPDVKARLAIEMAHPFGWHRYTGDGGAVLGIDTFGASAPGDRVIKEYGFTVENVVAKVKELL encoded by the coding sequence ATGGCCATCAGCCAAGCTACGATTGACCAGCTTTCCATCACGACGATCCGCACGCTTTCCATCGACGCGGTCGAAAAAGCCAATTCCGGCCACCCGGGCATGCCGATGGGCGCCGCGCCGATGGGCTACCAGCTGTTCGCCAAAACGATGACCCATAACCCTTCCAACCCGACCTGGATCAACCGCGACCGCTTCGTGCTGTCGGCGGGCCACGGCTCGATGCTGCTGTACAGCCTGCTCCATCTATCCGGCTACGACCTGTCCATCGACGACCTCAAGAGCTTCCGCCAATGGGGCTCCAGGACGCCGGGCCATCCGGAGCACGGGCATACGGCAGGCGTCGATGCGACGACCGGCCCGCTCGGCCAGGGCATCGGCATGGCGGTCGGCATGGCGATGGCGGAGGCTCATCTGGGCGCCGTCTACAACAAGGACGGCCTTGATCTGGTCGACCACTACACCTTCGCCATCTGCGGCGACGGCGACCTGTCCGAGGGCATCTCCAACGAAGCCGCCTCGCTCGCCGGCCATCTGAAGCTCGGCAAGCTCATCATGCTGTACGATTCCAACGACATCTCGCTCGACGGCGAGCTCAGCCTGAGCTTCTCCGAAAACGTCGCCAAGCGCTTCGACGGCTACGGCTGGCAGGTGCTGCGCGTCGAAGACGGCAACGACCTGAAGGCGCTGGCGGAAGCGATCGCTGCGGCCCAGGCCGAAAAAGGCAAGCCGACGCTGATCGAAGTGAAGACGATGATCGGCTTCGGCAGCCCGAACAAGGGCGGCAAAGGCGGCCATGGCGGCACCCACGGCTCGCCGCTCGGCGCCGAAGAGACGGTGCTGACCAAGAAGTTCTACGAATGGGCTTCCGAGGAGCCGTTCTTCGTGCCGGACGAGGTGCGGGCGCACTTCGCGGAATTGAAGCGCAGCGGCGAGCAGGCGAACGCCGCTTGGGACGAGCTGTTCTCCAAGTACGAGCAGGCCTATCCGGAGCTGGCCGCGCAGTTCAAGCGCTCCGTGAGCGGCGACCTGCCGGAGGGCTGGGACGCCGATCTGCCGTCCTACTCGCCGTCGGACAAAGCGGTCTCGACCCGCGTCGCTTCCGGCAACGCGCTGAACGGCCTCGCCAAGAACGTGCCTGCCCTCGCCGGCGGCTCCGCCGACCTGGAGAGCTCGACGATGACGCATCTCAAGGGCATCGGCGTCTATCAGGCTGAAAACTACGCCGGACGCAACATCTACTACGGCATCCGCGAGTTCGGCATGGCCGCGGCGATGAACGGCATGGCGCTTCACCAAGGCATGAAGGTGTTCGGCGGCACGTTCTTCGTCTTCACCGACTACCTGCGTCCAGCGGTGCGGCTGGCGGCGATCATGAGCCTGCCGGTCACGTACGTGCTGACGCATGACAGCATCGCGGTCGGCGAGGACGGTCCGACGCATGAGCCGATCGAGCAGCTGGCGAGCATCCGCGTCATTCCGAACCTGACGGTGATCCGTCCGGCCGACGGCAACGAGACGTCCGCGGCTTGGGCCTACTCGCTCGAGAACAAGAAGAATCCGGTCGCGCTCGTGCTGACGCGCCAGAACCTGCCGATCCTCGAAGGAACCGCCGAGAACGCCCGCGAGGGCATCAAGCGCGGCGCCTACGTCATCGCCGACGCCGAAGGCGGCAAGCCGCAAGTGCAGCTGCTGGCGACCGGGTCCGAGGTGCAGCTCGCCGTCGCCGCCCAGAAGGCGCTCGCGGCCGAGGGCATCCAGGCCCGCGTCATCAGCATGCCGAGCTGGGATCTGTTCGACAGCCAGGACAAGTCGTACCGCGATTCCGTCCTGCTGCCGGACGTCAAGGCCCGCCTGGCGATCGAGATGGCGCATCCGTTCGGCTGGCATCGCTATACGGGAGACGGCGGCGCGGTGCTCGGCATCGACACGTTCGGCGCGTCTGCCCCTGGCGACCGCGTCATCAAGGAATACGGCTTTACCGTGGAGAACGTCGTCGCCAAGGTCAAGGAGCTGCTGTAA
- the ppnP gene encoding pyrimidine/purine nucleoside phosphorylase has product MSQFENVTAVKKANIYFDGKVTSRTVLFPDGTKKTLGIMLPGEYEFGTDSKEIMEILAGDLKVQLPGSEEWIAIEGEGEFTVPANAKFKLVVNRVTDYCCSYIQD; this is encoded by the coding sequence ATGTCTCAATTCGAAAATGTCACCGCCGTCAAAAAGGCGAATATCTACTTCGACGGCAAGGTGACGAGCCGCACCGTCCTGTTCCCGGACGGAACGAAAAAAACGCTCGGCATCATGCTGCCCGGCGAATACGAATTCGGTACCGACAGCAAGGAAATCATGGAGATTCTGGCGGGCGACCTGAAGGTCCAGCTGCCGGGCAGCGAGGAATGGATCGCAATCGAAGGCGAAGGCGAATTCACCGTTCCAGCGAATGCGAAGTTCAAGCTCGTCGTCAATCGCGTCACGGATTACTGCTGCAGCTACATCCAAGACTAA
- a CDS encoding RNA polymerase sigma factor: protein MISLSGEGVRVIGKEGTAHSSAWGKGGKRKHVQPSGHAGAARPQGTELEEAGKKERLAEWMDEHGDAVFGYSLALTKSDALAGDVAQETFLKAYRHMDSYRQQAAVRTWLFAIARNTALSELRSAYFKRNRLFARVEDGKSAGSAEAAYLDAAAASELRQVVLELPFKLKEALLLELDHGLSLKEIGEALGLSVGTVKSRLSRARRKVESEWRRRNDEP, encoded by the coding sequence GTGATCAGTCTAAGCGGCGAGGGGGTGAGGGTCATCGGCAAGGAAGGAACGGCCCATTCGTCCGCCTGGGGAAAAGGCGGCAAAAGGAAGCATGTCCAGCCCAGCGGTCATGCAGGAGCTGCTCGCCCGCAAGGGACGGAGCTGGAAGAGGCAGGAAAAAAAGAACGGCTCGCGGAATGGATGGACGAGCATGGAGATGCGGTATTCGGCTATTCGCTGGCGCTGACGAAAAGCGATGCGCTGGCCGGAGACGTCGCGCAGGAAACGTTCCTCAAAGCCTACCGGCACATGGACAGCTACAGGCAGCAGGCAGCCGTGAGGACGTGGCTGTTCGCCATCGCTCGCAATACGGCGCTGAGCGAGCTGCGATCCGCCTACTTCAAGCGGAATCGGCTGTTCGCACGAGTCGAGGACGGAAAAAGCGCGGGATCGGCGGAAGCCGCCTATCTGGACGCGGCGGCGGCCAGCGAGCTGAGGCAGGTCGTGCTCGAGCTGCCGTTCAAGCTCAAGGAAGCGCTGCTGCTGGAGCTGGATCATGGGCTCAGTCTCAAGGAGATCGGCGAAGCGCTCGGGCTGTCGGTCGGCACGGTCAAGTCCCGCCTGAGCCGGGCCAGGCGCAAGGTGGAGAGCGAATGGAGGCGAAGGAACGATGAACCATGA
- a CDS encoding DUF2642 domain-containing protein has product MSYYKEPPPQLPIDQPAYVGGWQGACGPIVPIAGVPQPNEYVTSLDPVFVQHISRHQGQPIAVETTCGRIEGLLAGVAVDHIQINRDDRSMHIRIAHIVYFEGPAVSYR; this is encoded by the coding sequence ATGTCCTATTATAAAGAACCGCCGCCGCAGCTGCCGATCGACCAGCCGGCTTATGTCGGAGGCTGGCAAGGAGCATGCGGGCCGATCGTGCCGATAGCGGGCGTGCCTCAGCCGAACGAGTACGTGACGTCGCTGGACCCGGTGTTCGTCCAGCACATCAGCCGCCATCAAGGCCAGCCGATCGCGGTGGAGACGACCTGCGGGAGGATCGAAGGCCTGCTCGCCGGCGTCGCCGTCGACCATATCCAGATCAATCGGGACGACCGTTCGATGCACATCCGCATCGCGCACATCGTCTATTTCGAGGGACCGGCGGTTTCGTACCGCTGA
- a CDS encoding NAD(P)-dependent oxidoreductase, with translation MTLSIAFIGLGTMGSPMAANLVRKGFSVAVWNRTPGKAEDLKELGATEAGSPAEAVREADVVITMLSNDDVVRELYRGEGGILSAARPGTALIDNSTISPALARELAAAAAGEGCGFLDAPVTGSKPGAVSGTLVFMVGGEAELLERVRPVLDAMGTKIVHLGPSGSGSVAKLGHNAIVAINNLGLAEGLSVAVSGGLQPAKFLEVVRAGSAGSKAAELKSDKLLQGDYSVQFSLALMLKDLRLASALSDGLNVPTPMLEAAKSLFQAGSAAGYDQEDLIAVAKLYEQWIGQSLGGTPDKG, from the coding sequence ATGACTTTATCCATCGCTTTTATCGGACTCGGCACGATGGGCTCGCCGATGGCCGCCAACCTCGTCCGCAAGGGATTCTCCGTCGCCGTCTGGAACCGCACGCCGGGCAAGGCCGAGGACCTCAAGGAGCTTGGCGCTACGGAAGCCGGCTCCCCCGCCGAGGCGGTCCGCGAGGCCGACGTCGTCATTACGATGCTCAGCAACGACGATGTCGTGCGGGAGCTGTACCGCGGCGAAGGCGGCATCCTGTCCGCGGCCCGTCCCGGAACGGCATTGATCGACAACAGCACGATCTCCCCCGCGCTGGCGCGCGAGCTCGCGGCCGCGGCGGCGGGAGAGGGCTGCGGCTTCCTCGACGCCCCGGTGACCGGGAGCAAGCCAGGCGCCGTATCCGGCACCCTCGTCTTCATGGTCGGCGGCGAAGCGGAGCTGCTGGAGCGCGTCCGCCCCGTGCTGGACGCGATGGGCACCAAGATCGTGCATCTCGGGCCGTCCGGCAGCGGCTCCGTCGCCAAGCTCGGCCACAACGCCATCGTCGCCATCAACAACCTGGGACTGGCCGAAGGCCTGTCCGTCGCTGTGAGCGGCGGCCTCCAGCCGGCCAAGTTCCTGGAAGTCGTGCGTGCCGGCAGCGCCGGCAGCAAGGCGGCCGAGCTCAAGTCGGACAAGCTGCTGCAGGGCGACTACAGCGTGCAGTTCTCGCTGGCGCTCATGCTCAAGGACTTGCGGCTCGCCTCCGCTCTGTCGGACGGCCTGAACGTGCCGACGCCGATGCTCGAAGCCGCGAAAAGCCTGTTCCAGGCCGGCAGCGCGGCCGGCTACGATCAGGAGGACCTGATCGCGGTAGCCAAGCTGTACGAGCAGTGGATCGGCCAGTCTCTAGGCGGAACGCCGGACAAGGGCTGA